The proteins below are encoded in one region of Fibrella aestuarina BUZ 2:
- a CDS encoding xanthine dehydrogenase family protein molybdopterin-binding subunit — protein MQTQTNESRRNFMKMAAMAGGGFVLGFNWLESEAAAVSMAVPAQALTFNSYLSISPQGIITILSPNPEVGQGIKTAFPIIVAEELDADWTKVVVEQAPLDTKKFERQVAGGSGSIPHSWKRLRVAGATARQMLVEAAAKRWNVPATTCTTDKGFVLHQASNRKVSYGELAAEAAQIPVPTDVKLKDSKDFKLIGSTVKNVDNPPILTGKPLFGLDFYREGMLFGMLQRPAFGYKAKAITNAATVKKMPGILDVMLVNNGVAVVGKSTWQVQKAKSALQVEWEKTDTLENSADHNRILSELLDSSSAMVRRQDGDVKTAFANAAKVVKAEYQCPFLPHSPMEPMNFFAHVRSGANGVESAELVGPTQTPELARNETAKLLGIAPDKVTVELTRMGGGFGRRLKADYVVEAVQVSKLMNAPVKLIWTREDDMTGGSYRPAVRYRFEAALDAQNNLIGYKLRGVGINAGNPTREDNFPAGSVENLLIDSVEHKSPITTGAWRAPITNFLAFAEQSFLDEVAQAAGKDPVQFRLELLDRAKQKPTGAIKYDIDRMRGVIELAAEKAGWGKKKDVAQGFSVYFSHRSYVAQVGEVVVQKGKPVLQKVYAAADCGVVINQSGARQQVTGCIVDGIGHAMYGQLTFKDGATEQKNFGEYRLIRMNEIPNVEVHFVKNDIEPTGLGEPALPPAGAAIANAIFKATGKRLRNQPFVEEDALKRVS, from the coding sequence ATGCAGACACAGACTAACGAAAGCCGCCGGAACTTCATGAAGATGGCCGCTATGGCCGGCGGCGGATTTGTCTTGGGCTTCAACTGGCTCGAGTCGGAAGCTGCCGCGGTCAGCATGGCGGTGCCAGCGCAGGCACTCACGTTTAACAGTTATTTATCGATAAGCCCACAGGGTATCATCACGATTCTGTCGCCTAATCCGGAGGTTGGCCAGGGTATCAAAACCGCCTTCCCGATTATCGTAGCCGAAGAGCTCGATGCCGATTGGACGAAAGTGGTAGTTGAGCAGGCTCCCCTTGATACGAAAAAGTTCGAGCGACAGGTGGCGGGCGGTAGCGGTTCCATTCCTCACTCCTGGAAACGCCTGCGGGTAGCGGGGGCGACGGCGCGTCAAATGCTCGTTGAGGCGGCGGCTAAGCGCTGGAACGTACCTGCAACCACCTGCACGACGGATAAGGGCTTTGTACTGCATCAGGCCAGCAATCGGAAAGTAAGCTACGGCGAATTGGCTGCCGAAGCAGCCCAGATTCCGGTCCCGACGGATGTTAAGCTGAAAGATAGTAAAGACTTCAAATTGATTGGGAGTACGGTTAAGAATGTTGATAACCCGCCTATCCTGACCGGAAAGCCGCTGTTTGGGCTCGATTTCTACCGGGAGGGCATGCTGTTTGGCATGCTTCAGCGGCCTGCTTTTGGCTATAAAGCTAAGGCTATTACCAATGCGGCTACCGTGAAAAAAATGCCGGGTATCCTAGACGTGATGCTCGTCAATAATGGGGTGGCCGTGGTTGGGAAATCAACCTGGCAGGTGCAGAAAGCCAAAAGCGCGTTGCAGGTGGAATGGGAGAAAACGGACACGCTCGAAAACAGCGCCGACCACAACCGGATATTGAGCGAGCTACTCGATAGCTCATCGGCGATGGTACGTCGGCAGGATGGCGATGTGAAAACGGCTTTCGCCAACGCCGCCAAGGTGGTTAAGGCGGAGTATCAGTGTCCATTTCTGCCGCACAGCCCGATGGAGCCAATGAACTTCTTTGCGCACGTGCGTTCGGGAGCCAATGGCGTTGAGAGTGCGGAACTGGTAGGCCCGACCCAAACGCCCGAACTCGCCCGCAACGAAACAGCCAAGCTGCTCGGCATCGCCCCGGATAAAGTCACGGTAGAACTTACCCGTATGGGTGGGGGATTTGGCCGCCGTTTGAAGGCCGATTATGTGGTTGAAGCCGTGCAGGTGTCGAAACTGATGAATGCGCCGGTGAAGCTGATCTGGACGCGCGAGGACGACATGACGGGTGGTAGCTATCGCCCCGCCGTTCGGTATCGGTTCGAAGCGGCGCTGGATGCGCAAAATAACCTGATTGGCTATAAACTACGGGGCGTCGGTATCAACGCCGGCAACCCGACGCGGGAAGACAATTTCCCCGCTGGTTCGGTAGAAAACCTGCTGATCGACAGCGTTGAGCACAAATCTCCCATTACGACTGGCGCGTGGCGGGCACCCATTACCAACTTCCTGGCGTTTGCCGAGCAGTCGTTTCTGGATGAGGTCGCGCAGGCGGCGGGTAAAGATCCCGTGCAGTTCAGGCTGGAATTGCTCGACCGCGCGAAGCAGAAGCCGACCGGCGCCATCAAATACGACATCGACCGGATGCGTGGCGTAATTGAACTGGCGGCTGAAAAGGCAGGCTGGGGCAAAAAGAAAGACGTGGCGCAGGGCTTCAGCGTGTATTTCTCGCACCGCTCCTACGTGGCGCAGGTGGGCGAGGTGGTCGTTCAAAAAGGAAAACCCGTGCTGCAAAAGGTCTATGCGGCGGCTGATTGCGGCGTGGTTATCAACCAGAGCGGCGCCCGGCAACAGGTAACCGGTTGTATCGTCGATGGTATCGGCCACGCCATGTATGGGCAGTTGACCTTTAAAGATGGTGCCACTGAGCAAAAGAATTTCGGCGAGTACCGGCTCATTCGGATGAACGAGATCCCGAACGTTGAAGTGCATTTCGTGAAAAACGACATCGAACCAACGGGCCTGGGTGAACCAGCTTTACCACCGGCAGGCGCTGCAATTGCGAACGCTATCTTTAAAGCGACGGGTAAGCGGCTGCGTAATCAGCCCTTTGTCGAAGAGGATGCCCTCAAGCGGGTTTCGTAA
- a CDS encoding sugar phosphate isomerase/epimerase family protein, producing the protein MKSLKGPGIFLAQFMGDAEPFNNLDSIARYMADLGYKGIQLPTWDPRVIDLKQAADSKTYCDELKGKLADIGVEITELSTHLQGQLVAVHPAYAPMFDGFGPAELAGKPTEQQAWAVDQLMLAAKASQNLGLTSHVTFSGALLWPFMYPWPQRPAGLVETGFAELGKRWKPILDAYEEAGVNVGYELHPGEDVHDGVTFELFLEAVGNHKRAGINYDPSHFVLQCLNYLDFIDIYHERIYAFHVKDAEFNPTGRQGVYGGFQGWVERAGRFRSLGDGQVDFGSIFSKLAQYDYDGWAVLEWECAIKHPEQGAAEGAPFIENHMIRVTERAFDDFAGTGADEAFNKRVLGL; encoded by the coding sequence ATGAAATCACTCAAAGGCCCTGGCATTTTTCTGGCTCAATTCATGGGCGATGCCGAACCCTTCAACAACCTGGATTCGATTGCCCGGTACATGGCTGACTTAGGCTACAAGGGCATTCAGCTCCCCACCTGGGACCCGCGCGTTATCGACCTTAAACAGGCTGCCGACAGCAAAACCTACTGCGATGAGCTAAAAGGTAAACTCGCCGACATTGGCGTTGAAATCACGGAGCTATCAACGCACCTGCAAGGGCAGTTGGTGGCTGTTCACCCAGCCTACGCGCCTATGTTCGATGGCTTTGGCCCGGCCGAACTGGCGGGCAAACCAACGGAACAGCAAGCCTGGGCAGTCGATCAGCTGATGCTGGCGGCCAAAGCCAGTCAGAACCTCGGCCTTACGTCGCACGTAACGTTCTCGGGTGCCTTGCTGTGGCCGTTTATGTATCCCTGGCCCCAACGCCCGGCCGGACTGGTCGAAACGGGTTTTGCCGAACTGGGCAAACGCTGGAAGCCAATTCTGGACGCTTATGAAGAGGCCGGTGTTAACGTCGGTTATGAGTTGCACCCCGGCGAAGATGTGCACGATGGCGTCACGTTTGAGCTATTCCTTGAGGCGGTTGGCAACCACAAGCGGGCGGGCATCAACTACGATCCCAGCCACTTTGTGTTGCAGTGCCTCAATTACCTGGATTTCATCGATATCTACCACGAGCGGATTTATGCCTTCCACGTGAAAGATGCCGAGTTCAACCCAACGGGCCGGCAGGGTGTATATGGTGGTTTCCAGGGCTGGGTAGAACGCGCGGGCCGGTTCCGTTCGCTGGGCGATGGGCAGGTCGACTTTGGCAGCATCTTCAGCAAACTGGCTCAATACGATTACGACGGCTGGGCCGTACTGGAGTGGGAATGCGCGATCAAACACCCCGAGCAGGGAGCCGCGGAAGGCGCGCCCTTCATCGAGAACCACATGATCCGCGTTACGGAGCGGGCCTTCGATGACTTTGCCGGTACAGGTGCCGACGAGGCCTTCAACAAACGCGTGCTAGGCCTCTAA
- a CDS encoding four helix bundle protein: MDAINDDLPGDDHVGEAPADYASYSKSQFLDDITRRLNNLMLRCLNVCRSLPESFEAQHFSRQLIRASSSAAANFRAVRRGRSGKEYFAKLSLVIEELDECLFWLETLINTQLVSQSRLSDLIDEGYQLLKILSKSRKTASD; the protein is encoded by the coding sequence ATGGATGCTATCAACGACGATTTGCCTGGTGATGATCACGTTGGTGAAGCACCAGCAGATTACGCCAGCTATTCAAAGAGCCAATTTTTGGATGATATCACTCGTCGGCTGAATAACCTTATGCTTCGTTGCTTGAACGTCTGTCGGTCGTTACCTGAAAGCTTTGAAGCTCAACATTTTAGTCGGCAACTCATTCGTGCGTCTTCTTCAGCAGCAGCCAATTTTCGGGCTGTCCGACGAGGCCGAAGTGGAAAAGAATATTTTGCTAAACTTAGTTTAGTTATTGAAGAACTAGACGAGTGTCTTTTCTGGCTGGAAACCCTCATCAATACGCAGCTTGTTTCCCAGTCCAGACTGTCTGATTTGATTGATGAGGGATACCAACTGTTGAAAATTTTATCTAAATCCCGAAAAACAGCGAGCGACTGA
- a CDS encoding Gfo/Idh/MocA family protein codes for MSKIQVGVVGTGFIGPAHIEALRRLPNVEVVALCEVSQELAETKAAQLGIPRAYTFDDLLKQDDIQAIHICTPNFLHYSQSKAALLAGKHVICEKPLAKDLAEAEELVQLAEQTGLVNAVHFNLRYYPLVRQMKVMREKGELGDVYSIIGSYLQDWLFYETDYNWRLEPDKSGDSRAIADIGSHLMDILEHVTGLKTTAVLADFNTIHKTRKKPLKPVETYSGKMLQPDDYADVPINTEDHANVLLRFDNGNRGVITVSQVSAGRKNQLKIEISGSKKTLAFNSEAPNQLWVGNRDGYNQTVTDDPSLVHAEVRSVIGFPGGHNEGFPDTSKQLFKEVYAAIEAGKQPENPTYPTFADGYRELLICERILESNKAQSWVEV; via the coding sequence ATGTCAAAAATCCAAGTGGGCGTCGTCGGCACCGGATTCATCGGTCCTGCTCACATCGAAGCCCTCCGTCGCCTGCCCAATGTTGAGGTTGTTGCCCTCTGCGAAGTCTCGCAGGAACTGGCCGAAACCAAAGCTGCTCAGTTAGGTATCCCCCGCGCCTATACGTTCGACGACTTGCTGAAGCAGGACGACATTCAGGCCATTCACATCTGTACCCCTAATTTCCTGCATTACAGCCAATCAAAGGCAGCGCTGCTGGCGGGCAAGCACGTCATCTGCGAGAAGCCGCTGGCGAAAGACCTGGCCGAAGCCGAAGAGCTGGTTCAACTGGCTGAACAAACGGGGCTCGTCAACGCCGTGCATTTCAACCTGCGCTACTACCCACTAGTGCGGCAGATGAAAGTGATGCGCGAGAAAGGCGAACTGGGCGACGTCTACAGCATTATTGGGTCCTACCTGCAAGACTGGCTCTTCTACGAAACCGACTACAACTGGCGCCTCGAACCCGACAAATCGGGCGATTCGCGGGCCATTGCCGACATTGGTTCGCACCTGATGGATATTCTGGAGCACGTGACGGGTCTGAAAACGACCGCCGTGCTGGCCGATTTCAACACCATCCACAAGACGCGCAAAAAGCCACTGAAGCCCGTTGAAACCTACTCGGGCAAGATGCTGCAACCCGACGATTACGCCGACGTACCCATCAATACCGAAGACCATGCCAACGTATTGTTGCGGTTCGACAACGGCAACCGGGGCGTCATCACTGTGTCGCAGGTATCGGCTGGACGCAAAAACCAACTCAAGATTGAGATTTCGGGCTCGAAGAAAACTCTTGCCTTCAACTCTGAGGCGCCGAATCAGCTTTGGGTGGGTAATCGCGATGGCTACAACCAAACCGTTACCGACGACCCCTCGCTGGTGCACGCCGAGGTACGTTCGGTGATTGGTTTCCCCGGTGGACATAACGAAGGTTTCCCCGATACGTCAAAGCAGCTTTTCAAGGAGGTATACGCCGCCATTGAGGCCGGGAAACAACCCGAAAACCCAACGTACCCAACCTTCGCCGACGGTTACCGCGAACTGCTCATCTGCGAGCGGATCCTGGAAAGCAACAAGGCGCAGAGCTGGGTTGAGGTGTAG